The Schistocerca cancellata isolate TAMUIC-IGC-003103 chromosome 4, iqSchCanc2.1, whole genome shotgun sequence genome contains a region encoding:
- the LOC126183286 gene encoding beta-1,3-galactosyltransferase 5-like isoform X1 yields the protein MAFRVRKSHSLLLGLVGIVLIMYSAYYSNSGYLFVENGPRNRKAANITAPDGSVIVEVDASKNNIAALKVSKNAISTAASRVVSVPMGENSTHNTTLREAAKQPKPVANTAAAEKSAPNVKAATKPNNSDPADKAVVTSTIFDAGYFITNENLCIDDGQNLQILIIITSAPAHFEARMAIRQTWGSFKQRKDVAMSFLIGSVQDNKTNQTLATESDMYGDIIMAQFFDTYNNLTLKTLSMLEWVDSYCSKIKFVLKTDDDMFINIPRLLSFVSKHSKDKRTIFGRLAKRWKPIRNKKSKYYVSPNQYRPSVFPDFTTGPAYLLTGDVVHDLYATALNKTYLKLEDVFMTGIVAQDRKVKRTHANEFMNKRITFNPCAVQKVISIHMVKFHEQFDLWKKLLDGRSKCT from the coding sequence GAAACAGAAAGGCAGCTAATATCACAGCACCAGATGGCTCTGTTATTGTAGAGGTAGATGCATCGAAAAACAATATTGCTGCTCTTAAAGTATCAAAAAATGCTATTTCTACTGCTGCTTCACGAGTAGTTTCTGTACCTATGGGTGAAAACTCAACACACAATACAACACTTCGTGAAGCTGCTAAACAGCCAAAGCCAGTTGCAAATACAgctgcagctgagaagagtgcACCAAATGTTAAAGCAGCAACAAAACCAAATAATAGTGATCCTGCTGACAAAGCTGTTGTGACAAGTACCATATTTGATGCAGGTTATTTCAttaccaatgaaaatttgtgtataGATGAtgggcaaaatttgcaaattttaataattattacatCAGCCCCAGCCCATTTTGAAGCACGCATGGCCATTAGACAAACGTGGGGAAGCTTCAAGCAACGTAAAGATGTTGCCATGTCATTTCTCATTGGATCTGTGCAAGATAACAAAACTAATCAGACTCTAGCCACTGAATCAGATATGTATGGAGATATCATAATGGCACAATTTTTTGATACCTACAATAATTTAACTTTAAAAACTCTTTCTATGTTGGAATGGGTTGATAGCTATTGCAGTAAAATAAAGTTTGTGCTGAAGACTGATGATGACATGTTTATAAATATTCCAAGACTACTTAGTTTTGTTAGCAAGCATTCAAAAGACAAGAGAACAATTTTTGGAAGACTAGCAAAAAGGTGGAAACCCATACGGAACAAGAAGTCTAAATATTATGTCTCTCCAAACCAGTATCGGCCTTCTGTGTTCCCTGATTTCACTACTGGCCCAGCTTATTTATTAACGGGAGATGTGGTGCATGACTTGTATGCAACAGCACTTAACAAAACATATTTAAAACTTGAAGATGTGTTTATGACAGGAATAGTGGCACAGGATAGGAAAGTGAAAAGAACTCATGCAAATGAATTCATGAATAAACGAATAACATTCAACCCTTGTGCTGTACAAAAAGTTATCAGCATACACATGGTTAAGTTTCACGAACAGTTTGATCTGTGGAAAAAACTTTTAGATGGAAGGTCAAAATGCACGTAG